A window of the Torulaspora globosa chromosome 6, complete sequence genome harbors these coding sequences:
- a CDS encoding uncharacterized protein (ancestral locus Anc_1.361) translates to MLILLALVSAWIALAQELSFAEFHKNNLRNSLSVAEQSASNLLRHFNGTRVPGSKESKEMQDFIKKYFRDVLNNDWSVETDSFEENGFNFTNLVFTPMHGESYLVIAAHYDTKIDPPGFIGAMDSGASCAVLLYVAKFIDHILTVDKDLLEPLLLGSQVGLKIVFFDGEEAINQWGPYDSIYGSKHLARKWEKLGILNSIDLFVLMDLLGSKEQQPVHSYYRSSHRHYAALSQIEDWIGGTQTKWLDPAERKYVQLNDPIIDDDHRPFYEAGVSILHLIPFPFPATWHTLDDDFDNLDEGSIQKWALMMSQFVLDFLRY, encoded by the coding sequence ATGCTAATTTTGCTTGCTCTGGTTTCCGCTTGGATAGCTTTGGCTCAAGAACTGAGCTTCGCAGAGTTCCACAAGAATAATTTAAGGAATAGTCTATCGGTAGCGGAACAGAGTGCGAGTAATCTATTGAGACACTTCAACGGAACTCGAGTGCCTGGAAGTAAAGAATCCAAGGAGATGCAGGATTTCATCAAAAAGTACTTCCGAGATGTGCTGAATAATGATTGGTCTGTGGAGACAGATTCGTTCGAGGAAAACGGCTTTAATTTCACAAACCTGGTCTTCACTCCGATGCACGGTGAGTCCTATCTGGTAATTGCAGCTCATTATGATACCAAAATCGATCCGCCTGGCTTTATTGGGGCCATGGACAGTGGTGCATCGTGCGCCGTACTTCTCTATGTCGCAAAATTCATAGATCACATTTTGACAGTCGATAAGGATCTGCTCGAGCCGCTGCTGCTAGGCAGTCAAGTTGGGCTCAAAATCGTATTTTTcgatggagaagaagccattAACCAATGGGGCCCATACGATTCGATTTACGGCTCCAAACACTTAGCTAGGAAATGGGAGAAACTGGGGATATTGAACAGCATAGACCTATTTGTGCTTATGGATCTGCTGGGTAGTaaggagcagcagccaGTTCATAGTTATTATCGATCCTCTCATCGCCATTACGCAGCTTTAAGTCAGATCGAAGATTGGATCGGTGGAACACAGACCAAATGGTTAGACCCTGCAGAAAGAAAATATGTGCAACTGAACGATCCAATTATTGACGACGACCATAGGCCGTTCTATGAAGCCGGTGTTTCTATCTTGCATCTAATACCGTTCCCATTTCCTGCAACATGGCATACGCTTGATGACGATTTCGACAACCTAGACGAGGGAAGTATTCAGAAGTGGGCTCTCATGATGAGCCAATTTGTGCTCGATTTCCTCCGGTACTAG
- the LAG2 gene encoding Lag2p (ancestral locus Anc_1.362) — protein MLVKALVEQYLNATDNDLRYMVLRQDLTICEPVQDADLLVKKILLPVLLEETDPEIVELVSSQVYPQMTLKCIEKMNEAGTVLESQWFDGLIIEPLFEQIESKRTSFIVQTIRNVFKVVEGDGKKVASSTERYMRRLIAQMKGKKGERRNTVLYWDTLDLMISAYYDSVTRMSFEVLSDIFDMYEDRSDNTTNAALINSIKAATSSAVTKLLEREISDGLLETISSVWWQFHSVASRLFEHRLIPSLHAKASEPLMLALQTIWNFRPFYQVPSVEHSRPTLSDKAMAELQSAVAGLLNRASASDSNKEAPSSMQQELIIEDTEIDDEQQAYLDQLQADDDLQFDELDDDPSTSADEYNYEQITEKCSAILKSLHSDPPEPCSHGNLLPSLDDVKVSALSTEKDIQDVSRTAWAVLETETALPALLLSVDVLGQILQNNLAEIDCSRTCESLLLHMKQNKSFLQTIKVGNMTQTIDEGSTFRTMVYSTMLQIVTTRSVDYPVCCKVLIEALSRGVRDSDCTINQLSIRIIEALLQANYEAIRGIDPEWYNLTLLPRVAEIATKVSKKLQSRSEGRQDRAQHPAATAETVIDIVDRLHCLFDRQYPAIA, from the coding sequence ATGCTCGTTAAAGCGTTGGTTGAACAGTATCTGAACGCTACTGACAATGATTTGAGATACATGGTGTTGAGGCAGGATCTAACGATCTGCGAGCCGGTTCAGGATGCTGATCTGCTGGTCAAAAAGATACTGCTGCCAGTCTTACTGGAAGAAACGGACCCTGAGATAGTTGAGCTAGTATCGTCACAAGTGTATCCGCAGATGACCTTGAAATGTATTGAGAAAATGAACGAAGCGGGTACGGTTCTCGAATCGCAGTGGTTTGATGGTCTGATCATTGAGCCTCTGTTCGAGCAAATAGAATCTAAGAGGACCAGTTTTATCGTCCAGACAATTCGAAATGTTTTCAAGGTAGTCGAAGGAGATGGCAAGAAGGTGGCTTCCTCTACAGAAAGATACATGAGACGACTGATCGCACAGATGAAGGGCAAGAAAGGTGAGAGAAGAAATACGGTTCTCTACTGGGACACTTTGGATCTTATGATTTCAGCTTACTATGATTCCGTTACAAGGATGTCCTTTGAAGTGTTGAGTGACATCTTTGACATGTACGAAGACCGATCCGACAACACTACAAATGCAGCGTTGATCAACAGTATCAAAGCCGCAACCTCGAGCGCGGTCACTAAACTGCTTGAGCGAGAAATCAGCGACGGCCTGCTTGAGACTATCTCAAGCGTGTGGTGGCAGTTCCATTCGGTGGCCAGCCGCCTTTTCGAGCACAGATTGATCCCTTCGTTGCATGCCAAAGCGTCCGAGCCACTCATGCTGGCTCTCCAGACGATTTGGAACTTCCGGCCGTTCTACCAGGTTCCTAGTGTCGAGCACAGCCGCCCCACCCTGAGCGATAAGGCTATGGCAGAGCTTCAGTCTGCGGTCGCTGGCTTGTTGAACCGAGCTTCAGCAAGTGACTCGAACAAAGAGGCGCCATCATCAATGCAACAAGAGCTCATTATCGAAGACACCGAAATAGATGATGAGCAGCAGGCATATCTGGACCAACTGCAAGCTGACGATGACCTGCAGTTCGACGAGCTGGACGACGATCCCTCAACTTCCGCCGACGAATACAACTACGAACAAATTACAGAAAAATGTTCAGCCATCCTGAAGTCTCTGCATAGCGATCCTCCGGAGCCCTGTTCACACGGcaatcttcttccaagTCTCGACGACGTCAAAGTAAGTGCCCTGTCCACCGAAAAAGACATCCAAGACGTTTCCCGCACCGCTTGGGCCGTCCTCGAGACAGAAACTGCGCTGCCAGCGCTTCTGCTCTCAGTCGACGTCCTGGGCCAAATATTGCAGAACAACCTGGCTGAAATCGACTGCTCAAGAACCTGTGAATCGCTTCTCCTGCACATGAAGCAGAACAAGTCCTTCCTACAAACGATAAAAGTCGGCAACATGACTCAAACAATAGACGAAGGGTCCACATTCAGGACCATGGTCTATTCTACCATGCTACAAATCGTCACGACCCGCTCAGTAGACTACCCTGTCTGCTGCAAGGTTCTCATCGAAGCTCTTTCGCGCGGTGTAAGAGACTCTGATTGCACGATCAACCAGCTTTCCATAAGGATCATTGAGGCTTTACTACAGGCGAACTACGAAGCCATCAGAGGCATTGATCCCGAGTGGTACAACCTCACGCTACTGCCAAGAGTGGCTGAGATCGCAACCAAAGTCTCCAAGAAGCTACAATCGCGCAGCGAAGGACGCCAGGACCGAGCACAGCATCCTGCTGCCACTGCAGAAACTGTGATCGACATCGTGGATCGCCTACACTGCCTCTTCGACCGTCAGTATCCAGCCATCGCATAA
- the IGD1 gene encoding Igd1p (ancestral locus Anc_1.363) — MSATHLNTTKNHRSYAQSTDFLNLEEPPAAKESPSGSQFCLADFNDANDKICAGDSSYTRNYEQDLRQARLLNEDDTVARPPIGEPVRRRSTNYVDALREKARSQARKQDRAPSQDQPPVFKPSYTTGKQEIPSEAQEEYNERTEGSIPQLEHRKSSFEYEDFKKDVYDRLNMFDKE; from the coding sequence ATGTCAGCTACACACCTTAATACTACAAAGAATCATCGATCATATGCCCAATCTACAGATTTCCTGAACTTGGAGgaaccaccagcagctAAGGAAAGTCCCAGTGGGTCCCAGTTTTGCCTAGCAGATTTCAATGATGCCAACGACAAGATTTGTGCAGGAGACAGCAGCTACACACGTAATTACGAACAGGACCTCAGACAGGCCCGACTGCTGAATGAGGATGATACCGTTGCTAGACCGCCAATTGGGGAGCCCGTTAGGCGGAGATCCACTAACTACGTCGATGCTTTGCGGGAGAAGGCCAGAAGTCAGGCTCGGAAGCAGGATCGTGCGCCTTCGCAAGATCAACCTCCCGTGTTCAAACCCTCTTACACGACTGGGAAGCAGGAAATTCCTTCAGAAGCACAAGAGGAATATAATGAGCGAACAGAAGGGTCCATACCACAGCTAGAACACAGGAAATCATCTTTTGAGTATGAAGATTTTAAGAAGGATGTTTATGACAGACTGAACATGTTTGACAAAGAATAG
- the IFM1 gene encoding translation initiation factor 2 (ancestral locus Anc_1.364), with product MWRSMLCCHRATIRVVPTIARVPVRCYAKKLKKVPQLKPVPFVIPNYISVSKLANLLNCRMEALLQDLKKLGFSNLSQGYILSREYVELILQEYNYRLPDSSKEVTPENIYDALKTPANPRFLQKRPPVVTIMGHVDHGKTTIIDYLRKSSVVAQEHGGITQHIGSFQVITPVSKKKITFLDTPGHPVFLKMRQRGANITDIIVLVVSIEDSIMPQTVEAIKHAKNSGNELIVAITKIDRISQPKQRERAIEKVTNDLIANGITVEKVGGDVQVIPISAKTGENMDLLEEAIILLADVMDIKAENSLKTMAEGWILESRVSKSVGNVATVLVKKGVLQKGKILVCGNTYGKIKNIRNEGGEQLSKAFPSDAVEVLGWKQLPVAGDQVIEAKNEATAKKFVSKRLSLLEIEKEGLTVEKLNEQRAIEASKKAQESNAANEDLEEEKEPSGPKDICFIVKADVSGSAEAIVESIAHLGNDEVKCKIISSSVGIPNENDLKLAQITNSTILCFNLSSLPNEVINNKLGVDIKQYNVVYKLIEGVTEILTDNLTPIFEKKQIATVDIREIFEFQLKKKTIKIAGCRVTNGKLNRNSVVQIQRGPTKEIIYDGPLSSLKQGKEDVMEITKANECGITFDRNFEGYQIGDKIMVYEEVKVPRYL from the coding sequence ATGTGGAGATCAATGCTATGTTGTCATCGAGCTACAATACGAGTTGTGCCAACGATTGCGAGGGTGCCAGTAAGATGCTAcgccaagaagctgaaaaaggTTCCGCAATTGAAACCAGTACCGTTTGTCATACCCAACTACATATCAGTCAGTAAACTGGCCAATTTACTCAACTGCAGGATGGAAGCACTTTTAcaagatctgaagaagcttggGTTTTCCAACCTTTCGCAAGGCTACATTCTTTCGCGAGAGTATGTCGAGCTGATCTTGCAGGAATACAACTATCGATTACCGGACTCATCAAAGGAGGTAACACCCGAGAACATTTATGATGCGTTGAAGACGCCGGCCAATCCTAGGTTTTTGCAGAAGAGACCACCGGTGGTCACCATTATGGGACATGTCGATCATGGGAAGACAACCATCATAGATTATCTGAGAAAATCATCGGTTGTAGCTCAAGAGCATGGTGGAATTACACAGCATATTGGGTCATTTCAGGTGATCACGCCAGtttcgaagaagaagatcactTTCTTGGATACCCCGGGCCATCCAGTTTTCTTAAAGATGAGACAGAGAGGTGCGAATATCACCGATATCATAGTTTTAGTGGTTTCAATTGAGGATTCTATCATGCCTCAGACCGTCGAGGCTATCAAACATGCAAAAAACTCTGGCAATGAATTGATAGTGGCGATAACCAAGATCGATAGAATATCGCAGCCGAAACAGCGTGAAAGGGCGATTGAGAAGGTGACTAATGACCTGATAGCGAATGGCATAACGGTGGAAAAGGTTGGCGGCGATGTCCAGGTTATACCGATCAGTGCTAAAACTGGCGAGAACATGGATCTGCTGGAGGAAGCAATCATATTGCTTGCCGATGTCATGGACATAAAGGCGGAGAATTCCTTGAAGACCATGGCAGAGGGTTGGATCCTGGAGAGCCGAGTCAGTAAATCTGTTGGTAATGTCGCTACGGTCTTAGTTAAGAAGGGAGTCTTGCAGAAGGGTAAGATACTCGTTTGTGGAAATACCTACGGtaagatcaagaatattcGAAACGAAGGGGGCGAACAGCTCTCAAAGGCGTTCCCTTCGGACGCAGTTGAAGTCCTGGGTTGGAAGCAGCTACCGGTAGCCGGAGATCAGGTTATAGAAGCCAAGAATGAAGCGACAGCCAAGAAATTCGTTTCTAAGAGATTGTCGTTacttgagattgaaaaggaGGGTTTGACTGTCGAAAAGTTGAATGAGCAAAGAGCGATCGAGGCCTCAAAGAAAGCCCAAGAATCAAACGCCGCAAACGAAGAcctggaggaagaaaaagagccTTCTGGGCCCAAGGATATATGTTTCATAGTCAAAGCCGATGTTTCAGGCTCCGCCGAAGCTATTGTGGAAAGTATTGCACATCTGGGCAACGATGAGGTTAAATGTAAGATAATATCCTCCTCGGTTGGGATCCCGAATGAGAACGATCTAAAATTGGCCCAAATTACCAACTCCACTATCCTTTGCTTCAATCTGAGTAGTTTGCCGAACGAAGTGATCAACAATAAGCTGGGGGTCGACATTAAACAATACAACGTCGTCTATAAGCTTATTGAGGGCGTAACTGAAATTTTAACGGATAACCTTACCCCaatctttgagaagaaacAAATAGCTACGGTGGATATTCGAGAGATCTTTGAGTTTCAACTGAAAAAGAAAACGATCAAAATTGCCGGCTGCAGAGTCACTAATGGAAAGCTCAATAGGAATTCCGTTGTTCAAATACAGCGTGGACCTACGAAGGAAATTATTTATGACGGACCATTGTCCAGCTTGAAGCAGGGAAAGGAGGATGTAATGGAGATAACTAAAGCTAACGAATGCGGTATAACTTTTGATAGAAACTTCGAGGGCTATCAGATCGGAGATAAGATAATGGTTTATGAAGAAGTGAAGGTCCCAAGATACTTGTAG
- the TSR4 gene encoding small subunit rRNA maturation protein TSR4 (ancestral locus Anc_1.365): protein MPQSEDFSASASEFEEDYGTGNGSAVYIALVDAPLKENEDVSIEDSFIGGKPVWLHPESLPSDNLLECGACKSKDNMKLLLQAFCPLDIDQVQKVQATYGVESMEHISADDDRVLYVFLCTRCQRKANSVRCIRGVKKNTKKSAPEKLSEKMEKLSFQKDFKINPFDLSNDEGSNPFSSNPFQSGGSGSNPFSNSLNAAKASEEKSANELSLKATRKLHDSKADKTFDEAEAFKSFLLYVEEESFKNKKPDHLKLPKNLKIDKEALDLTGEDESSLDKDPIKLDPRTEKLSKFLDDDVFQKFQEVVGYNPHQVLRYDFGGKPLLYAQSKVDFEKTVANPAYNPSSRRVFEMQLMPKMIMDLESDASLSDGMEWGTILVFSDVQNYTPEFDANGVGYVEEVVKVQWESRN from the coding sequence ATGCCCCAATCAGAGGATTTTTCGGCTTCCGCCTCTGAATTTGAGGAAGATTACGGTACAGGTAATGGATCTGCAGTTTATATTGCCTTAGTGGACGCTCCACTCAAAGAGAATGAAGATGTCAGCATAGAAGATTCTTTCATCGGTGGAAAACCTGTTTGGTTGCATCCTGAATCATTGCCAAGTGATAATCTCCTAGAATGTGGAGCATGCAAGTCAAAAGATAATATGAAGCTACTGCTTCAGGCGTTTTGCCCTTTGGACATAGACCAAGTACAAAAAGTCCAGGCGACCTACGGCGTAGAGAGTATGGAACACATTtctgcagatgatgataGGGTCTTGTATGTCTTCTTATGCACCAGATGCCAGAGAAAGGCGAACTCAGTTCGCTGCATTAGAGGTGTTAAGAAGAATACCAAAAAGAGTGCTCCTGAGAAGTTATCAGAAAAAATGGAAAAGctgtcttttcaaaaagaCTTCAAAATTAACCCCTTCGATCTTTCGAATGATGAAGGCTCAAATCCATTCAGCTCTAACCCATTCCAAAGCGGCGGAAGCGGCTCCAATCCGTTTAGTAACAGTCTCAACGCCGCAAAAGCTTCCGAAGAAAAGTCTGCCAATGAactttctttgaaggctACTAGGAAATTGCACGATTCCAAGGCAGATAAAACGTTTGATGAAGCGGAAGCGTTCAAGAGTTTTCTGTTGtacgttgaagaagaatccTTTAAGAACAAGAAACCGGACCATTTAAAATTACCtaaaaacttgaagatcgATAAGGAGGCTCTGGACCTGACGGGGGAAGACGAGTCGAGCCTAGACAAGGATCCCATAAAACTAGACCCAAGGACGGAAAAGCTTTCCAAATTTCTTGACGACGACgttttccaaaagttccAAGAAGTTGTTGGCTACAACCCACACCAGGTCCTACGCTACGATTTCGGTGGGAAGCCACTGTTATACGCGCAGTCCAAGGttgattttgagaagacTGTGGCCAACCCTGCTTACAACCCGTCATCGAGACGGGTCTTTGAGATGCAGCTCATGCCGAAGATGATCATGGATCTTGAAAGCGATGCGTCGTTGTCCGATGGTATGGAATGGGGCACGATTCTGGTGTTTTCCGATGTGCAGAATTACACGCCTGAATTCGATGCGAATGGTGTGGGGtacgttgaagaagtggtGAAAGTGCAATGggaatcaagaaattga
- the GCN20 gene encoding putative AAA family ATPase GCN20 (ancestral locus Anc_1.366), with the protein MSTSIGSQVRRVATSVDPIVADYAVGYFNHLSSITFDAVQSKVIDLPSEVSFVSSLLVDAGAPKEKVEELSNDLLEKLTIQLKENQAKLEVTGDTSKRLLDINVLQTHNSKANINTSLNMLGVNNDIEHTGRKMDTRVDLKKLAKAEQKIAKKVAKRNNKFVKYEASKLIDQKKEEDYDSFFLKINPLDFGSAAGKSKDIHIDTFDLYVGDGQRILSDAQLTLSFGRRYGLVGQNGIGKSTLLRALARRELNVPKHISILHVEQELRGDENTALQSVLDADVWRKQLLGEEAKINERIQEIEKLRTEFEEESLEVKKLDNEREDLENHLNQISEKLVDMESDKAEARAASILFGLGFSAEAQGKATNSFSGGWRMRLSLARALFCQPDLLLLDEPSNMLDVPSIAYLSEYLKTYPATVLVVSHDRAFLNEVATDIIYQHNERLDYYRGQDFDTFYATKEERRKNAQREYDNQMAYRKHMQEFIDKYRYNAAKSQEAQSRIKKLEKLPVLEPPEQEKSINFKFPDCEKLSPPIIQLQDVSFGYNEHDLLLKDVNLDLQMDSRIALVGANGCGKTTLLKVMMEQLRPLKGYVSRNPRLRIAYFTQHHVDSMDLGTSAVDWMSKTFPGKSDEEYRRHLGSFGITGSLGLQKMQLLSGGQKSRVAFAALCLNNPHVLILDEPSNHLDTNGIDALVDALKNFTGGVLMVSHDISVIDNVCNEIWVSENGTTRRFEGSIHDYKKYILESADNTGVVKRH; encoded by the coding sequence ATGTCTACTAGTATTGGTTCACAGGTACGAAGGGTGGCTACTTCTGTGGACCCGATTGTCGCAGATTACGCTGTTGGATATTTCAACCACTTGTCAAGCATTACTTTTGATGCAGTGCAGAGTAAAGTGATAGATCTGCCTTCTGAGGTTAGTTTCGTCTCATCTTTACTGGTAGATGCTGGCGCTCCAAAGgaaaaggttgaagaattgTCTAATgatcttttggaaaagctgaCTATACAACTGAAAGAAAACCAAGCCAAATTAGAAGTGACTGGCGACACCTCTAAGCGGTTGTTGGACATCAATGTTTTGCAAACACACAATAGCAAGGCTAATATCAATACCTCGCTGAATATGTTGGGAGTGAACAATGATATTGAGCACACAGGAAGAAAGATGGATACCAGGGTCGATCTAAAAAAATTGGCTAAAGCTGAGCAaaaaattgccaagaaagttgCCAAGAGAAATAACAAGTTTGTCAAATATGAGGCATCGAAGCTCATCGACcaaaagaaggaggaagattATGACtcgtttttcttgaagattaATCCATTGGATTTTGGTTCGGCAGCTGGTAAGTCAAAGGATATCCACATCGATACATTTGATCTGTACGTCGGTGACGGCCAAAGAATTCTTTCCGACGCTCAATTGACCCTAAGTTTTGGCCGTCGTTACGGTTTGGTTGGTCAGAACGGTATTGGTAAATCAACGCTACTACGGGCTTTGGCAAGAAGAGAGTTGAATGTCCCAAAACACATTTCCATCCTGCACGTTGAACAGGAGCTGAGAGGTGACGAAAATACTGCACTGCAAAGTGTCTTAGATGCTGATGTCTGGAGAAAACAGCTATTGGGCGAGGAGGCAAAGATTAATGAAAGAATACAAGAGATAGAAAAGCTGAGAACGGAatttgaggaagaaagtcttgaagtaaAGAAACTGGATAACGAGCGtgaagatctcgaaaaTCACTTGAACCAAATTTCCGAGAAATTGGTGGACATGGAATCTGATAAGGCAGAAGCTAGAGCTGCTTCGATCCTATTTGGTTTAGGTTTCAGTGCAGAGGCTCAAGGGAAGGCTACAAACTCCTTCTCCGGTGGTTGGAGAATGAGACTTTCTCTGGCAAGGGCATTGTTCTGTCAACCAGATCTGCTATTGCTGGATGAACCATCCAATATGTTGGACGTGCCCTCTATTGCCTACCTGTCAGAGTATTTGAAAACTTATCCAGCTACAGTCCTGGTTGTTTCCCACGATCGTGCATTCTTGAATGAAGTCGCAACGGATATAATATATCAACACAACGAAAGGCTTGATTACTACAGAGGACAGGATTTCGACACATTCTATGCCACCAAGGAGGAGAGGCGGAAGAATGCCCAAAGAGAATATGACAACCAAATGGCATACCGAAAACACATGCAAGAATTTATCGATAAATACAGATACAACGCTGCAAAATCGCAAGAAGCTCAATCTAGGATTAAGAAATTGGAAAAGCTGCCGGTTTTGGAGCCTCCAGAGCAGGAAAAAAGCATCAATTTCAAGTTTCCAGATTGCGAAAAGCTATCACCGCCCATCATCCAACTGCAGGATGTTTCATTCGGCTACAATGAACATGATTTATTGTTAAAGGATGTTAACCTCGATCTTCAAATGGACTCACGTATCGCATTGGTCGGTGCTAACGGTTGTGGTAAGACAACTTTACTGAAGGTGATGATGGAACAATTAAGACCTTTGAAAGGTTACGTCTCCAGAAACCCAAGGTTACGTATTGCATACTTCACCCAGCACCATGTCGATTCTATGGACTTAGGTACTTCTGCAGTAGACTGGATGTCCAAGACGTTCCCTGGTAAGTCGGATGAAGAGTACAGACGCCATCTCGGTTCTTTTGGTATCACCGGATCTCTAGGTCTACAAAAGATGCAACTGCTATCAGGTGGGCAAAAATCCCGTGTCGCTTTTGCCGCCTTGTGTTTGAACAATCCTCATGTCCTGATTTTGGATGAGCCTTCCAACCATCTGGACACTAACGGTATCGATGCCCTTGTCGatgcattgaagaattttaCGGGAGGTGTGCTGATGGTATCACACGATATCTCCGTTATCGACAATGTATGCAACGAAATTTGGGTGTCGGAGAATGGTACCACGAGAAGGTTTGAAGGATCAATTCACGACTACAAGAAATATATCCTAGAATCTGCAGATAATACAGGTGTTGTGAAACGGCATTAG